A region of Diospyros lotus cultivar Yz01 chromosome 3, ASM1463336v1, whole genome shotgun sequence DNA encodes the following proteins:
- the LOC127796766 gene encoding inactive leucine-rich repeat receptor-like protein kinase CORYNE: MLRLVLYMEKTNFLTLELVLLVNLCLCDASGQCQNRSSSINHVSAQPPSPPKSPELRNGFQKVILSIVFGILTGLIGAFLFACIVRCFVRYIARTPILKGPVIFSPKIAPKTLQSALATENQLLGSSSNGKYYKTVLDNGLIVAVKRLEPFGPSSPETQSKSVKRRMQQELEMLASLSHRNLMSLRAFVREPDRICLVYDYMPVGSLEDAMNRVRENQLQLSWEVRLRIAVGIVKGLQYLHFSCSPRVFHYNLKPTNVMVDADFEPRLADCGLPKVMPGMDRATSGYSAPECFQDCRYTDKSDVFSFGVILGVLLTGRDPMDPFFGEAASGGSMGQWLRHLQQVGEAREALDKSILGEEVEEDEMLMAVRIAVVCLSDLPADRPSSDELVAMLTQLHSF; this comes from the exons ATGCTAAGGCTTGTGCTTTACATGGAGAAGACGAACTTTCTAACTCTGGAACTGGTCTTACTGGTTAATCTCTGCCTATGCGACGCTTCTGGGCAATGCCAAAACAGGTCTTCTTCAATCAATCATGTCTCGGCTCAGCCGCCATCCCCACCCAAGTCACCGGAACTAAGGAACGGGTTCCAAAAGGTCATTCTCAGCATTGTGTTTGGGATTCTAACCGGCTTGATTGGCGCTTTTCTCTTCGCTTGCATAGTTCGCTGCTTCGTTCGTTACATAGCCAGAACCCCCATTCTCAAAGGCCCCGTTATATTTTCCCCCAAAATCGCTCCCAAGACCCTTCAATCTGCCCTCGCAACCGAGAACCAGTTGCTGGGGTCTAGCTCCAATGGGAAGTACTACAAAACAGTTCTTGACAATGGCCTCATAGTTGCAGTGAAGAGGCTCGAGCCCTTTGGGCCTAGCTCTCCAGAGACTCAAAGCAAGTCGGTCAAGAGGCGGATGCAGCAGGAGCTTGAGATGCTTGCCAGCTTAAGCCACCGGAATTTGATGAGCTTGAGGGCTTTTGTTCGCGAACCTGACCGGATTTGTTTGGTTTATGACTATATGCCCGTTGGTAGCCTTGAAGACGCCATGAACAGAGTGAGGGAAAACCAGTTGCAGCTTAGTTGGGAAGTTCGGCTTAGGATTGCGGTCGGGATAGTTAAGGGGCTCCAGTACCTTCACTTCAGTTGTTCACCCAGAGTTTTCCACTACAATTTGAAGCCGACGAATGTGATGGTGGATGCAGATTTTGAACCTAGGCTGGCAGATTGCGGTTTGCCCAAGGTGATGCCCGGCATGGATAGAGCAACATCAGGCTACAGTGCTCCAGAGTGTTTCCAGGACTGCAG GTATACTGACAAGAGTGACGTGTTCAGCTTTGGAGTTATACTGGGTGTGCTGTTGACTGGCAGAGATCCAATGGATCCATTCTTTGGGGAAGCAGCGAGTGGGGGCAGCATGGGGCAGTGGCTTCGGCATCTGCAGCAAGTAGGGGAGGCCCGAGAGGCCTTAGACAAGAGTATTCTAGgcgaagaagtagaagaagatgaGATGCTTATGGCAGTGAGAATTGCTGTTGTATGCTTATCCGATTTGCCTGCCGATCGGCCTTCGAGCGATGAGCTTGTTGCTATGCTCACTCAACTCCATAGTTTCTAA